The following coding sequences are from one Maniola hyperantus chromosome 7, iAphHyp1.2, whole genome shotgun sequence window:
- the LOC117983560 gene encoding uncharacterized protein isoform X1, with product MDFLKQLKNIPWFKPDWVYPNVTEETKEFLSKCTDLPPASLGEDLGEIIKKSKAFPIKFPIDTVRLHQLQLRRPIERLKRNIVSTYPIIHERVLILMIRFLTYKKEFGSNIEKDFYKDMTVPEFIERILTKRAISFYGPRDKYLLLTGEKGMSGWELIGSSEQKPLLLLENCLSYDELKLSALVYVSGYTDCINDGTRKNSGVLKEDNIEQNAVMIGLIGPRLKRRSKMDYQEILVTKEQNIDDHGYGDAANRPHQVAKHLWRKMWCDFYEIENVTYDKVTSLLQKQNRNETRPYIQRYHHKKTSKLIFDNEVYYKRISVLAESTLLEAEYRAVESGKLAFVNVVGCGLGVWMVQPHQVDVYVLTFLERIHALLHKDLLNHVSDVNFSYIKASPEVEGIFTKDTTQKEPELIKLFLEYKGHPKGGLNVQMQKREPSSKLSGEHEGKLLVMTYPWDSNAHPGNEFWCGLLASTGDSAAASSTQITELHNAYINPAVSANNVRVVGRHGLKTLSEYCLALTTSD from the exons ATGGATTTCttgaaacaattaaaaaatatcccCTG GTTCAAACCCGACTGGGTGTATCCTAATGTGACAGAGGAAACCAAGGAGTTTCTGAGTAAGTGTACAGATTTGCCTCCAGCAAGTCTTGGGGAAGATTTGGGGGAAATTATTAAAAAGAGCAAAGCATTCCCGATAAAATTCCCCATAGATACAGTGAG ATTACACCAGTTACAATTACGGAGACCAATTGAGAGATTGAAAAGGAATATTGTGTCAACATATCCCATAATCCATGAAAGGGTTTTGATATTGATGATACGCTTTCTCACATACAAAAA GGAATTTGGTTCAAATATCGAAAAAGATTTCTATAAAGACATGACTGTACCGGAATTCATTGAAAGAATTTTAACTAAACGCGCGATCAGTTTCTATGGACCGAGGGATAAATATCTACTGCTTACGGGTGAGAAGGG AATGAGCGGTTGGGAGCTGATAGGTAGTTCAGAACAAAAACCACTCCTATTACTAGAGAATTGTCTGAGCTATGACGAACTGAAGCTCTCCGCCTTAGTGTACGTGAGCGGATATACCGACTGCATCAACGACGGGACCAGAAAGAACTCCGGCGTTCTGAAGGAAGACAACATTGAACAAAACGCTGTCATGATCG GTTTGATCGGGCCGCGTTTAAAACGTCGTAGCAAAATGGACTACCAAGAGATCCTCGTGACGAAAGAGCAAAATATCGACGACCATGGATACGGGGACGCGGCCAACAGACCGCACCAGGTGGCCAAGCATCTGTGGAGGAAAATGTGGTGCGACTTCTATgag ATCGAAAACGTAACGTATGATAAGGTGACGTCACTCCTCCAAAAACAGAACAGAAATGAAACCAGGCCATACATACAGAGGTACCATCACAAGAAGACCAGTAAACTGATATTCGACAACGAGGTGTACTACAAGAGGATCAGTGTTCTGGCTGAGAGCACGCTGTTGGAGGCTGAGTACAGAGCGGTAGAGAGCGGGAAATTGGCTTTTGTTAATGTTGTAGGATGTG GTCTCGGTGTATGGATGGTTCAGCCGCACCAGGTGGACGTATATGTGCTCACATTCCTGGAAAGGATCCACGCTCTACTACACAAGGACTTGCTGAACCATGTTTCTGATGTCAACTTCTCTTACATCAAAGCAAGTCCTGAAGTCGAAG gaatatttacgaaagataCGACACAAAAAGAACCAGAATTGATTAAACTCTTCCTTGAATACAAAGGACATCCTAAGG GTGGCCTAAATGTGCAAATGCAGAAAAGAGAGCCCTCGTCCAAGCTCTCAGGCGAGCATGAGGGAAAGCTACTAGTCATGACCTACCCCTGGGACAGCAACGCGCATCCTGGGAATGAATTCTG GTGCGGTCTTCTAGCTTCAACAGGCGACTCTGCAGCCGCCAGCTCCACACAAATAACTGAACTGCATAATGCATACATTAACCCTGCAGTTAGTGCGAACAATGTGCGGGTTGTTGGGCGACACGGTCTCAAAACACTATCCGAGTACTGTCTCGCTCTAACTACATCTGACTGA
- the LOC117983558 gene encoding uncharacterized protein, which produces MRYHKQIAYCIAYRQFVQSQKMDILRHFQNISWCKPDWCYPSMSKETNELLHKCIDLPTMKLSDDVEELIKKSKAFSIPFPIETIRLEKLKVRTPIEKLKRNIVSTYPLIHERVLLLMTHFLIYKREFGCNIEKAFYKDMTVPEFIERILKKRAVTFMNESDDFLLFSGERDHDGWEQVGTLHQKPPLLLENCLSYDEMKLSAMVYVSGYTECINDGSRTNAGVIREDIAEEDAVIIGLIGPRFERRGRMDYEDIVITEQQNCLENGYGEEVTPTTCLNVLKTTYVRNNQSAKHMWRQMWSEFYQVHSYTYEELTSYINIQDKDEDKQYLDRYVKQPHSDNIFDNEVYYKRLSILVETTLLEAEYRAVESGRDAFVNVIGCGLGVWKIAPHQPDVYILTFLERIRAFLKKDLLSHVTDVNFAYIRTSRGIQSLFTNSPIHNDQSPIEKRIFFECKRHPKGGINVQMENREPSAKLKGEHEGKLLVMTYPWDGNAHPGNEFWIGSLSGSGDPAAACSTQVAELHNAHINPAVSGYNVRVAGRYGVNSLAEYSRSLTT; this is translated from the exons ATGCGATATCATAAACAAATTGCGTATTGTATTGCTTATCGTCAATTT GTGCAGTCGCAGAAAATGGATATTTTGCGTCATTTCCAGAATATTTCTTG GTGTAAGCCAGACTGGTGCTATCCAAGCATGAGTAAGGAGACCAATGAACTGCTACATAAATGCATAGATCTGCCGACTATGAAGCTCTCTGATGATGTAGAAGAGCTTATCAAGAAGAGTAAAGCCTTCTCCATACCATTCCCAATAGAAACTATCAG GTTGGAGAAGTTAAAAGTCCGCACACCAATAGAGAAGTTGAAGAGGAACATAGTGTCAACATACCCTTTGATACATGAGAGGGTTCTGTTGCTGATgacacactttcttatttacAAAAg AGAATTTGGTTGTAACATAGAAAAGGCATTCTACAAAGATATGACGGTGCCCGAGTTCATAGAGAGGATACTCAAAAAACGCGCTGTCACATTTATGAACGAGAGCGATGACTTTCTGCTCTTCTCTGGTGAAAGAGA TCACGATGGTTGGGAACAAGTTGGCACTCTGCATCAGAAACCTCCGCTCTTACTGGAGAACTGTTTGAGCTATGATGAGATGAAGTTATCCGCTATGGTCTACGTAAGTGGGTATACAGAATGCATCAACGACGGCTCAAGGACAAACGCTGGGGTTATTAGAGAGGACATCGCCGAAGAAGACGCCGTTATTATCG GTCTCATAGGTCCACGTTTTGAGAGACGCGGTCGAATGGACTACGAAGACATAGTAATAACTGAGCAACAGAATTGCCTTGAAAACGGTTATGGTGAAGAAGTGACGCCTACGACATGTCTTAACGTTCTGAAGACTACGTATGTGAGGAATAATCAGTCCGCTAAACATATGTGGAGACAAATGTGGTCAGAATTCTACCAG GTTCATAGTTACACATATGAAGAATTAACATCTTATATAAACATCCAAGACAAGGATGAAGACAAACAGTATCTGGACAGATATGTGAAGCAGCCGCACTCTGATAATATATTCGACAATGAGGTGTACTACAAGAGGCTGAGCATTCTCGTCGAAACCACCCTTCTAGAGGCTGAGTACAGAGCTGTGGAGAGCGGGAGAGATGCCTTCGTCAATGTTATAGGGTGTG GACTCGGCGTGTGGAAGATCGCCCCGCACCAGCCGGACGTGTATATCCTCACATTCCTAGAGCGGATACGGGCGTTCCTTAAGAAGGATCTTTTGAGCCACGTCACTGACGTTAATTTCGCCTACATTAGGACGAGTCGCGGTATACAAT CATTATTCACAAACTCGCCTATTCATAATGATCAGTCACCAATCGAAAAACGAATTTTCTTTGAATGTAAACGACATCCAAAGG GTGGTATAAACGTGCAAATGGAGAACAGAGAGCCCTCTGCGAAGCTGAAAGGTGAACACGAGGGAAAACTACTGGTTATGACCTACCCTTGGGATGGCAACGCGCACCCTGGGAATGAGTTTTG GATCGGAAGTCTATCTGGATCCGGAGATCCGGCAGCCGCGTGTTCCACACAAGTCGCAGAGCTGCACAACGCACACATCAACCCCGCTGTCAGTGGCTACAATGTGCGAGTCGCGGGCCGATATGGCGTCAACTCGCTAGCGGAGTATTCGCGCTCTCTCACTACGTAA
- the LOC117983560 gene encoding uncharacterized protein isoform X2 yields MIRFLTYKKEFGSNIEKDFYKDMTVPEFIERILTKRAISFYGPRDKYLLLTGEKGMSGWELIGSSEQKPLLLLENCLSYDELKLSALVYVSGYTDCINDGTRKNSGVLKEDNIEQNAVMIGLIGPRLKRRSKMDYQEILVTKEQNIDDHGYGDAANRPHQVAKHLWRKMWCDFYEIENVTYDKVTSLLQKQNRNETRPYIQRYHHKKTSKLIFDNEVYYKRISVLAESTLLEAEYRAVESGKLAFVNVVGCGLGVWMVQPHQVDVYVLTFLERIHALLHKDLLNHVSDVNFSYIKASPEVEGIFTKDTTQKEPELIKLFLEYKGHPKGGLNVQMQKREPSSKLSGEHEGKLLVMTYPWDSNAHPGNEFWCGLLASTGDSAAASSTQITELHNAYINPAVSANNVRVVGRHGLKTLSEYCLALTTSD; encoded by the exons ATGATACGCTTTCTCACATACAAAAA GGAATTTGGTTCAAATATCGAAAAAGATTTCTATAAAGACATGACTGTACCGGAATTCATTGAAAGAATTTTAACTAAACGCGCGATCAGTTTCTATGGACCGAGGGATAAATATCTACTGCTTACGGGTGAGAAGGG AATGAGCGGTTGGGAGCTGATAGGTAGTTCAGAACAAAAACCACTCCTATTACTAGAGAATTGTCTGAGCTATGACGAACTGAAGCTCTCCGCCTTAGTGTACGTGAGCGGATATACCGACTGCATCAACGACGGGACCAGAAAGAACTCCGGCGTTCTGAAGGAAGACAACATTGAACAAAACGCTGTCATGATCG GTTTGATCGGGCCGCGTTTAAAACGTCGTAGCAAAATGGACTACCAAGAGATCCTCGTGACGAAAGAGCAAAATATCGACGACCATGGATACGGGGACGCGGCCAACAGACCGCACCAGGTGGCCAAGCATCTGTGGAGGAAAATGTGGTGCGACTTCTATgag ATCGAAAACGTAACGTATGATAAGGTGACGTCACTCCTCCAAAAACAGAACAGAAATGAAACCAGGCCATACATACAGAGGTACCATCACAAGAAGACCAGTAAACTGATATTCGACAACGAGGTGTACTACAAGAGGATCAGTGTTCTGGCTGAGAGCACGCTGTTGGAGGCTGAGTACAGAGCGGTAGAGAGCGGGAAATTGGCTTTTGTTAATGTTGTAGGATGTG GTCTCGGTGTATGGATGGTTCAGCCGCACCAGGTGGACGTATATGTGCTCACATTCCTGGAAAGGATCCACGCTCTACTACACAAGGACTTGCTGAACCATGTTTCTGATGTCAACTTCTCTTACATCAAAGCAAGTCCTGAAGTCGAAG gaatatttacgaaagataCGACACAAAAAGAACCAGAATTGATTAAACTCTTCCTTGAATACAAAGGACATCCTAAGG GTGGCCTAAATGTGCAAATGCAGAAAAGAGAGCCCTCGTCCAAGCTCTCAGGCGAGCATGAGGGAAAGCTACTAGTCATGACCTACCCCTGGGACAGCAACGCGCATCCTGGGAATGAATTCTG GTGCGGTCTTCTAGCTTCAACAGGCGACTCTGCAGCCGCCAGCTCCACACAAATAACTGAACTGCATAATGCATACATTAACCCTGCAGTTAGTGCGAACAATGTGCGGGTTGTTGGGCGACACGGTCTCAAAACACTATCCGAGTACTGTCTCGCTCTAACTACATCTGACTGA